From Dromaius novaehollandiae isolate bDroNov1 chromosome 22, bDroNov1.hap1, whole genome shotgun sequence:
GCACGTTAAATCCAGCGGGAGGGtccggggggagggggcgcggagcccccggcaGCGCGTGGGGTCACTCACCCAGCAGGACGCTCTCCACGCACACGTAGTCGACCAGGCGAGCCCCCGGCCACAGGGCCACGGCGCGGCGCAGGCTCTGCAGAAACCGCTCCTCGGGGATGCTCTCGCCCCGCACGCTCAGCGTCTGGCTCTCCCTGCGGAGCAGAGGCCCCGTGGGCGCCGGGAGATGctgccggctccctcccgccgcgccgccccgcgggacGGACCCCCTCGGCGGTCCCCACCTGCGCACGGGCTCCACCACGGGACACTGCTTGTGAAACCCGGCCACCCGCAGCACCTCTCCCGCGCGGCACCTGCGCGGGGCGGAAGGCAGCGTGAcggggggccggggccagcgCGGGATGCAGCCCACCCGCGGCGGGGCGAGGAGGCACCTGTACTCGCCGGGCCGGGCGGTGAGGACCAGCCCGTACTCCCGGCCCTCCCAGAGCTCCCCCAGCAGCGCCGTCGCCGTCGCCTCCTCGGCCGCGCAGGGCAGGAACTCGCAGAAGGCCCAGTCGGGGCAGAGCAGAAAGCGGGCGCTCGGCTCCTCCGGCCACAGGTTCACGCCGAGCAGCGCTGCGCGGAGAGGTGGTGCCGGTCAGCGGAGaaccccggccccgccggcgcctcACTCGCCCGCTCCGAGGGGAGGAAACGGTCCCAAACGCGGCCGTTTTCGGAGAAGCCCGCGGGTCTCCGTCGAGGAGCGATGCAGGGAGATGCACCGCTCCTGGGGTAGGGCGAGGAGGGTTTGCGCTGCCGTGCAGCGGTGGGTCCCCGCAGCGGGTCCCCGGCCGGGGACACTCACCTCCAGCCGCCCGGTAGAAGGGGCAGTAGAAGGGGAGCCCCTTGCAGTCCTCCTGCCGCAGGGCATCGCAGTAGAGCCGCTCCCCTCCGTGCGCcgtccccagcaccaccacctgcaGCTGCGGCCACAGGCGCCGCGCGATGCCCTCGAAGCCCCGGGCGCACTCGGCCCGCAGCTCGGCGGCCCGGGTGGCATCAGGCgccagcagcccctgcagccGGCGACGCGCGTCCTCGGGCAGCTCCGGCCGCGGGCTCAGccgccccagcgccagctcctcGGCCAGGTCGGGCCAGCCGGCGCGCAGGGCCGCCAGCGCGTCGCCGAGCTCGGAGGCCAGCCCGGCCTCCAGCACGCGCAGGCCGCGCTCCCGCAGGGCGAAGAGCAGCTGCAGCCGCAGGGCCGCGGCCCGCGAGGGCACGGCGCCCGCCTCGCCCGGCGTGCAGT
This genomic window contains:
- the GHDC gene encoding GH3 domain-containing protein, whose protein sequence is MLPAAAALPVAVAVAVAVAVAVAMAVAVGAVLPAAPALRHRLARAALGRAAGWQRRRLELRGTEVRHSQERRLRRLLPAGAAPGSDAFRESHPLRPSGPEGDPGGQGAPLPLPGPWALLRSCWAADPPLQGALLYLDALRTAFPQALALRGTALFCWAPGGPRAPAGWPLPTLYCTPGEAGAVPSRAAALRLQLLFALRERGLRVLEAGLASELGDALAALRAGWPDLAEELALGRLSPRPELPEDARRRLQGLLAPDATRAAELRAECARGFEGIARRLWPQLQVVVLGTAHGGERLYCDALRQEDCKGLPFYCPFYRAAGALLGVNLWPEEPSARFLLCPDWAFCEFLPCAAEEATATALLGELWEGREYGLVLTARPGEYRCRAGEVLRVAGFHKQCPVVEPVRRESQTLSVRGESIPEERFLQSLRRAVALWPGARLVDYVCVESVLLGASSGACAPHYQVFVELRGLRDLSEGQRYKLDHCLQEDFPTYKSFRFKGSIGPLRLHLVAAGAFARLREAAGRPRPMPRVLRERRLLAAIQSAVVS